Proteins from one Mus caroli chromosome 3, CAROLI_EIJ_v1.1, whole genome shotgun sequence genomic window:
- the Amigo1 gene encoding amphoterin-induced protein 1: protein MQPQRDLRGLWLLLLSLFLLLFEVARAGRSVVSCPANCLCASNILSCSKQQLPNVPQSLPSYTALLDLSHNNLSRLRAEWTPTRLTNLHSLLLSHNHLNFISSEAFVPVPNLRYLDLSSNHLHTLDEFLFSDLQALEVLLLYNNHIVVVDRNAFEDMAQLQKLYLSQNQISRFPVELIKDGNKLPKLMLLDLSSNKLKKLPLTDLQKLPAWVKNGLYLHNNPLECDCKLYQLFSHWQYRQLSSVMDFQEDLYCMHSKKLHNVFSLDFFNCSEYKESAWEAHLGDTLTIRCDTKQQGMTKVWVSPSNEQVLSQGSNGSVSVRNGDLFFKKVQVEDGGVYTCYAMGETFNETLSVELKVYNFTLHGHHDTLNTAYTTLVGCILSVVLVLIYLYLTPCRCWCRGVEKPSSHQGDSLSSSMLSTTPNHDPMAGGDKDDGFDRRVAFLEPAGPGQGQNGKLKPGNTLPVPEATGKGQRRMSDPESVSSVFSDTPIVV, encoded by the coding sequence ATGCAACCCCAGCGTGACCTGCGaggcctctggctcctgctgCTCTCCTTGTTCCTGCTTCTCTTTGAGGTAGCCAGGGCCGGCCGATCTGTGGTTAGTTGTCCCGCCAACTGCCTGTGCGCCAGCAACATCCTCAGCTGCTCCAAGCAGCAGCTGCCCAATGTGCCCCAATCTTTGCCCAGCTACACAGCACTGCTGGACCTCAGCCACAACAACTTGAGCCGGCTGCGGGCCGAGTGGACCCCCACCCGTCTGACCAACCTGCACTCCCTGCTGCTGAGCCACAACCACCTGAACTTCATCTCCTCCGAGGCCTTCGTCCCCGTACCCAACCTTAGGTACTTGGACCTCTCCTCCAACCATCTTCACACGCTGGATGAGTTCCTGTTCAGCGACCTGCAGGCGCTGGAAGTGCTGTTGCTCTACAATAACCACATTGTGGTGGTGGACCGGAATGCCTTTGAGGACATGGCCCAGCTGCAGAAACTCTACTTAAGCCAGAATCAGATCTCTCGCTTTCCTGTGGAACTGATCAAGGATGGGAACAAATTACCCAAACTGATGCTCTTGGATCTGTCCTCCAACAAGCTGAAGAAGTTGCCCCTGACTGACCTGCAGAAATTGCCAGCCTGGGTCAAGAATGGGCTATACCTGCATAATAACCCCCTGGAGTGCGACTGCAAGCTCTACCAGCTCTTTTCGCACTGGCAGTACCGTCAGCTGAGCTCTGTGATGGACTTCCAGGAGGACCTGTACTGCATGCACTCCAAGAAGCTGCACAATGTCTTCAGCCTGGATTTCTTCAATTGCAGCGAGTACAAGGAAAGTGCCTGGGAGGCTCACCTGGGAGACACCTTGACCATCAGGTGTGACACCAAACAGCAAGggatgaccaaagtgtgggtgtccCCAAGCAATGAACAGGTGCTAAGTCAGGGGTCCAATGGCTCGGTGAGCGTGAGGAATGGcgaccttttttttaaaaaggtgcaGGTCGAGGATGGGGGTGTGTATACCTGTTACGCCATGGGGGAGACTTTCAACGAGACGCTGTCTGTGGAGTTGAAAGTGTATAACTTCACCTTGCACGGACACCATGACACCCTCAACACAGCCTACACTACCCTGGTGGGCTGTATCCTCAGTGTGGTTCTGGTCCTCATATACTTGTACCTCACCCCTTGCCGCTGCTGGTGTCGGGGTGTGGAGAAACCTTCCAGCCACCAAGGAGATAGCCTCAGCTCTTCTATGCTCAGTACCACACCCAACCACGACCCTATGGCTGGTGGGGACAAAGATGATGGTTTTGACCGGCGGGTGGCCTTCCTGGAACCTGCTGGACCCGGGCAGGGTCAAAATGGCAAACTCAAGCCAGGCAACACTCTGCCGGTGCCCGAAGCTACAGGCAAGGGCCAACGGAGGATGTCCGATCCAGAGTCGGTCAGCTCGGTCTTTTCTGATACACCCATTGTGGTGTGA
- the LOC110291137 gene encoding cytochrome b561 domain-containing protein 1 isoform X3: MALAFCLCMAEAILLFSPEHSLFFFCSRKTRIRLHWAGQTMAVLCAVLGLGFIISSKIRSETSHLVSWHSWIGALTLLATGGQALCGLCLLCPRAAGVSRVARLKLYHLTCGLVVYLMATVTVLLGMYSVWFQAQIKGAAWYLCLGLPLYPALVIMHQISSSYLPRKKVEI, from the exons ATGGCCTTGGCG TTCTGTCTCTGCATGGCTGAAGCTATCCTACTCTTCTCACCTGAACACTCCCTGTTCTTCTTCTGCTCCCGAAAAACCCGGATTCGACTCCACTGGGCAGGGCAGACCATGGCCGTCCTCTGTGCTGTCCTAGGCTTGGGCTTCATCATTTCCAGCAAGATCCGAAGTGAGACGTCCCATTTGGTGTCCTGGCACAGCTGGATAGGAGCCTTGACACTGTTAGCCACTGGAGGACAGGCACTGTGTGGGCTCTGCCTCCTCTGTCCACGAGCAGCCGGGGTCTCAAGGGTGGCTCGCCTCAAGCTCTACCATCTGACGTGTGGCCTGGTTGTCTACCTGATGGCTACAGTAACGGTGCTCTTGGGCATGTACTCGGTGTGGTTCCAGGCCCAGATCAAAGGTGCAGCCTGGTACCTGTGCCTGGGACTACCATTGTACCCAGCCCTGGTGATCATGCACCAGATCTCCAGCTCCTACTTGCCAAGGAAGAAGGTGGAGATATGA
- the LOC110291137 gene encoding cytochrome b561 domain-containing protein 1 isoform X2, with the protein MHPMEFCLCMAEAILLFSPEHSLFFFCSRKTRIRLHWAGQTMAVLCAVLGLGFIISSKIRSETSHLVSWHSWIGALTLLATGGQALCGLCLLCPRAAGVSRVARLKLYHLTCGLVVYLMATVTVLLGMYSVWFQAQIKGAAWYLCLGLPLYPALVIMHQISSSYLPRKKVEI; encoded by the exons ATGCATCCCATGGAG TTCTGTCTCTGCATGGCTGAAGCTATCCTACTCTTCTCACCTGAACACTCCCTGTTCTTCTTCTGCTCCCGAAAAACCCGGATTCGACTCCACTGGGCAGGGCAGACCATGGCCGTCCTCTGTGCTGTCCTAGGCTTGGGCTTCATCATTTCCAGCAAGATCCGAAGTGAGACGTCCCATTTGGTGTCCTGGCACAGCTGGATAGGAGCCTTGACACTGTTAGCCACTGGAGGACAGGCACTGTGTGGGCTCTGCCTCCTCTGTCCACGAGCAGCCGGGGTCTCAAGGGTGGCTCGCCTCAAGCTCTACCATCTGACGTGTGGCCTGGTTGTCTACCTGATGGCTACAGTAACGGTGCTCTTGGGCATGTACTCGGTGTGGTTCCAGGCCCAGATCAAAGGTGCAGCCTGGTACCTGTGCCTGGGACTACCATTGTACCCAGCCCTGGTGATCATGCACCAGATCTCCAGCTCCTACTTGCCAAGGAAGAAGGTGGAGATATGA
- the LOC110291137 gene encoding cytochrome b561 domain-containing protein 1 isoform X1, with amino-acid sequence MHPMEVGLVPAPAREPRLTRWLRRGSGILAHLIALGFTIFLTVLSRPGTSLFSWHPVFMALAFCLCMAEAILLFSPEHSLFFFCSRKTRIRLHWAGQTMAVLCAVLGLGFIISSKIRSETSHLVSWHSWIGALTLLATGGQALCGLCLLCPRAAGVSRVARLKLYHLTCGLVVYLMATVTVLLGMYSVWFQAQIKGAAWYLCLGLPLYPALVIMHQISSSYLPRKKVEI; translated from the exons ATGCATCCCATGGAGGTAGGTCTGGTTCCCGCTCCAGCGAGGGAGCCGAGACTGACCCGCTGGCTGCGGAGAGGCAGTGGGATCTTGGCGCACCTGATAGCTTTGGGCTTCACCATCTTTCTGACTGTGCTGTCCCGGCCCGGAACCA GTCTTTTCTCCTGGCACCCTGTGTTCATGGCCTTGGCG TTCTGTCTCTGCATGGCTGAAGCTATCCTACTCTTCTCACCTGAACACTCCCTGTTCTTCTTCTGCTCCCGAAAAACCCGGATTCGACTCCACTGGGCAGGGCAGACCATGGCCGTCCTCTGTGCTGTCCTAGGCTTGGGCTTCATCATTTCCAGCAAGATCCGAAGTGAGACGTCCCATTTGGTGTCCTGGCACAGCTGGATAGGAGCCTTGACACTGTTAGCCACTGGAGGACAGGCACTGTGTGGGCTCTGCCTCCTCTGTCCACGAGCAGCCGGGGTCTCAAGGGTGGCTCGCCTCAAGCTCTACCATCTGACGTGTGGCCTGGTTGTCTACCTGATGGCTACAGTAACGGTGCTCTTGGGCATGTACTCGGTGTGGTTCCAGGCCCAGATCAAAGGTGCAGCCTGGTACCTGTGCCTGGGACTACCATTGTACCCAGCCCTGGTGATCATGCACCAGATCTCCAGCTCCTACTTGCCAAGGAAGAAGGTGGAGATATGA